One window of the Mycobacterium xenopi genome contains the following:
- a CDS encoding alpha/beta fold hydrolase, with protein sequence MNTVNSKPRTVTFSGAGGITLVADEWNRGLAASADRPTVLMLHGGGQNRFSWKNTGQILADKGFHVVALDSRGHGDSDRAPDADYAVETLTSDVMHVLDAIGRPVIVIGASMGGLTGILVAHRAGPEKVTRLVLVDVVPRFEKRGSARIRDFMFNHIHGFSSLEEAADAVAAYLPYRKRPRSPEGLKKNLRLRDGRWYWHWDPAFMTKPGDDPQLRTEKFERAASDLKIPVLLIRGKLSDVVSPEGVQHFLATVPHAEFVELSDAGHTAAGDDNDAFSEAVVAFVAPGTSRY encoded by the coding sequence GTGAACACCGTGAACAGCAAACCTCGGACCGTTACGTTTTCCGGCGCCGGCGGGATCACTCTGGTCGCTGACGAGTGGAACCGCGGCTTGGCCGCGTCGGCCGATCGGCCCACGGTTCTGATGTTGCATGGGGGCGGTCAAAACAGGTTCTCGTGGAAGAACACCGGTCAGATCCTCGCCGACAAGGGGTTTCATGTGGTGGCGCTTGACAGCCGCGGGCACGGCGACAGCGACCGCGCGCCCGACGCCGACTATGCCGTCGAAACCTTGACCTCCGATGTGATGCACGTCTTGGATGCGATCGGCCGGCCAGTCATTGTGATCGGAGCCAGCATGGGCGGACTGACCGGCATCCTGGTCGCGCACCGGGCCGGCCCGGAAAAGGTGACCCGACTGGTACTGGTCGACGTGGTGCCGCGATTCGAAAAACGCGGCAGCGCACGTATACGCGATTTCATGTTTAACCATATTCACGGGTTTAGCTCACTCGAGGAAGCCGCTGACGCCGTCGCCGCTTATCTGCCCTACCGCAAAAGGCCGCGCAGCCCGGAGGGCTTGAAGAAGAACCTGCGCCTGCGCGACGGGCGCTGGTACTGGCACTGGGATCCGGCGTTTATGACCAAACCCGGCGATGACCCGCAGCTGCGCACCGAGAAGTTCGAGCGGGCCGCCAGCGACCTGAAGATCCCGGTCTTGTTGATCCGCGGCAAGCTTTCCGATGTGGTGAGCCCCGAGGGCGTTCAGCATTTCCTGGCCACGGTGCCCCATGCAGAATTCGTCGAACTGTCCGACGCCGGGCACACCGCGGCCGGCGACGACAACGACGCGTTCAGCGAGGCTGTGGTCGCTTTCGTCGCGCCCGGAACAAGCCGTTATTGA